In Streptomyces sp. Li-HN-5-11, the sequence CGGCGCCCGTCGCGCACGGCTGGCGGCAACTGGCGGCCACCGTCCGGGACATGCGGGGCAAACCGCTCACCCTGGCCTTCCTCCTCGCCTACCTCGTCTACAACGACGGCATCCAGACGGTGATCTCCCAGGCCTCGGTGTACGGCTCCGAGGAGCTGGGGCTGAGCCAGTCGACGCTGATCACGGCCGTGCTGATGGTCCAGGTGCTGGCGGTGGCGGGGGCACTGGGCATGGGGCGTCTGGCGCGGGTGTACGGGGCGAAGCGGACGATCCTCGGCTCGCTGGTCGCGTGGACGGTCACCCTCGGGGCGGGGTACTTCCTGCCCGCCGGGGCGCCGGTGTGGTTCTTCGTGCTGGCCGCCGGGATCGGGCTGGTCCTGGGCGGGAGCCAGGCACTGTCCCGGTCTCTGTTCTCGCACCTGGTCCCGCCCGGCAAGGAGGCCGAGTACTTCTCCGCGTACGAGATGAGCGACCGGGGGATGAGCTGGCTGGGCCCGCTGCTGTTCGGGGTCACCTACCAGCTGACGGGGAGCTACCGGGACGCGATCATCTCGCTGGTGGCCTTCTTCGCGATCGGCTTCACACTGCTCGCCCGGGTTCCGGTACGGCGGGCGATCCGCGAGGCGGGCAATCCGGTCCCTGGTCGGATTTAGCACTCCGGACGAAAGGGCTGTAGTGTACGCCTTTGGCCTGCCAGGCGTACCGTTACTGCGCGTCAATGATGCCGAAACGCTGGGTGACATCTTCTAACAGATGTGACAAACCGGGCGGCGGTGGGTACTGCACTGGTTGACAAGGCTGCGGCTACGACGGCGACGCTTGACCCGGAACGGGACCTCGGAACGGGAATCTTTACCGCCGACCGGACGTTGACCGGATGACGACGACAGCGACACCTGTCCTGTGGGCGACAAGCCCGGGAGGCACGATTCATGAGTGAGCGAGCTCTTCGCGGCACGCGCCTCGTGGTGACCAGCTACGAGACGGACCGCGGTATCGACCTGGCTCCGCGCCAGGCCGTGGAGTACGCATGCGAGAAGGGGCACCGCTTCGAGATGCCCTTCTCGGTCGAGGCGGAGATCCCGCCGGAGTGGGAGTGCAAGGTCTGCGGGGCCCAGGCACTTCTGGTGGACGGTGACGGCCCGGAAGAGAAGAAGGCCAAGCCGGCGCGTACGCACTGGGACATGCTGATGGAGCGGCGCACCCGTGAGGAGCTCGAAGAGGTCCTCGAGGAGCGTCTCGCCGTGCTGCGGTCCGGTGCGATGAACATCGCCGTTCATCCCCGGGACAGCCGCAAGAGCGCGTAGTCCCGGTCCCGGCGGGCGTGGTCCGGCTCACATCACAGCACACGCAAGCGATCGCGGGCGCCGTACGTCGTGCAGACGTACGGCGCCCGCGCTGCGTACTGCTCCGTACTGCTCAGCGAGTCAGCGGCGGGCGCTGCTCCCGCGGCGCGTCCCCCGGTTCGTCGTCCCTGATCACCTCGCCCTGGACGACCTTGCCGTCGGGGCGGTGGATGCGGACCTGCTGGAAGGCGTCGCCCAGCGAGCCGGGAGCGGCCCCGCGCAGCCTGCGGTCGACCGTGCGCTCGGCGTACCTGCCGACGGCCTGCTGGACCGGAGGGATCAGCAGGAGCAGGCCGACCGCGTCCGAGACCAGGCCGGGGATCATGAGGAGCAGACCGCTCAGCATCAGCAGGCCGTTGCCGCCGCGACGCGAGGACGGCGTTCCGCCCCTCTGCAGTGCCTCGTTCAGGTTCTGGAAGGCGCGGCGGCCCGCCCGCTTGATCACCACAGCGCCGGACACGACACCGGCGAGCAGCAGCAGGAAGACCGAGAACCCGCCGGCCGCGCCCGCGACCACCGTCAGCAGCCAGACCTCCAGCACCAGCCAGCCGGCGAGACCCAGCGGCAGGAACCTGCGGAGCCGGGAACGCCGGGGCCGGGTGGAGTACGAAGAGGTCGCAGCGCCTGTCGTCATGCTCCCAGTGTGCCCGCAGCCTGCTCAGTGCGGGATAAACGCCATGGACGGGCGCCGCATGAGCGCCAGGGCTGGACGCCCCGCACCAGCGCCGAGTCCTAGTGCCGCGGCCTGCCGCCCCGGCCGGTGAGTTTGGTCACCCTCTCCCCCACGCCCCATGTCGTCACGCGCCACAGCGCCTCCACGAGGATGTCACGGCTCATCTTGGAGTCACCGAGTTCGCGCTCGACGAAGGTGATGGGAACCTCGACGACGTGGTAGCCGGCCTTCACGGCGCGGCGCGCCAGGTCGACCTGGAAGCAGTAGCCCTGGGAGGCGACGTCGTCCAGGCCCAGGCCCTCCAGCGTCTCCCGGCGGAAGGCGCGGTATCCGCCCGTGATGTCCCGCAGCGGAAGGTCCAGGGCGAGGCGCGAGTACAGGCTGCCGCCGCGGGAGATGAACTCGCGGCTCTTGGGCCAGTTCACCACGCGCCCGCCCGGCACCCAGCGCGAGCCGAGCACCAGGTCGGCACCCTTGAGGGCGGTGAGCAGCCGGGGCAGTTCCTCGGGCTGGTGGGAGCCGTCGGCGTCCATCTCGACCAGGACTCCGTAGTCGTGCTCCAGACCCCAGCGGAAACCCGCGAGGTAGGCGGCGCCGAGGCCCTCCTTGCCCTTGCGGTGCAGCACGTGGACCTGCCCGTCCTCGGCGGCGAGTTCGTCGGCGAGCTTGCCCGTGCCGTCGGGGCTGTTGTCGTCGGCCACGAGGACGTGCGCCTCGGGGACGGCCTTGCGCACCCGGCCGACGATGGTCTTGACGTTCTCCGCCTCGTTGTAGGTCGGAATGATCACCAACGTCGTGCCGAGCGGCCCGAAGCGCCGCTCCTGGCCCCGAGCGTCGAGGGTGCCGTCGCCGTCGTTCACTGCTGCCCCTTCATATCCGTACGCAGAGCACCACCATAGTGGCCGCGGCCTGCGCGACCGTGACACCACGGTCGATACGGGGGTGTCGATTCAACAAGAGCGGGGTAAGAAACCTGGTTCGGGGATCTCTTCCCCGATCTGTCCCTCCTGCGGATGGGGGCCCGGCGCCCTTCGGGCCGACCTGGGACCCGCTGGCTGCGGATCGACCCAAAGCCGTTGTCTACTGAGCGCCCGGGCCCCACCCGGGTCACACCTTGCCGACCGTCCGGAACGTTCCCCCGCCGACGCGGCCGCTGAGCCTGGCTCCCAGTGACGGTGACCCGGTGCGGCACACCGTCCCTGACCCAGCGGCGCTGCGACGCGGGTGCGGAAGTTCCCCGGCGGGCGTGGCGGTGGTGGACCCGGCAGAACCTACCGGCCCTCTGCCGTCACCTGTCAACCAACGCTCTGACCTGCGCGGACATCGAGCGGCACCGGCTCGGTGCAGAGGATTCGCAGGTCGCGCGACCAAGCGGCGGAAGGTGATCGCCGCCCCGCCACCCCAGGAGATCACTCGCCCGGCCGTACGAACACCGTCCGTCCGCCCACCACCGTCCGCAGACACACGGGCAGGTCACGGCCCGGGGTGAGGTCGGGCAGCCCGGGGGTGCCGGAACGCGGGTCGGTCGACCAGCGCGCGACCCGGTCGTCGGGGGCCTGGACGACGAGTTCGTCGGTGCGCCACACGGCGTAGTCGGCGGGCGCGCCGGGCACCAGGACGCCGGCGTCGTCCCGTCCGACCGCCCGCCAGCCGCCGCGCGTGTGCGCGGTGAAGGCGGCGCGCACCGAGATCCGGTGCTCAGGGGTGCGGTGGAAGGCCGCCGCCCGGACCGTGCCCCAGGGATCCAGCGGGGTGACCGGGCTGTCGGAACCGAAGGCGAGCGGGACTCCGGTGCGCAGCAGGGCCGCGAAGGGGTTCAGGGTCCGGGCCCGTTCGGCGCCCAGACGCTGTGCGTACATGCCGTCCCGACCGCCCCACAGGGCGTCGAAGGCGGGCTGCACGGACGCGGTCAGGCCCAGCTCGGCGAAGGCCGCGATCGTCTCCGGGGTGAGCATCTCGGCGTGCTCGACGCGGTGCCGGGCGGCGCGGACGCGGGCCGCGCCCACCTTTTCGGCGGCGGCGCGCACTCCCTCGACGACGGCTGTGACGGCGGCGTCGCCGATGGCGTGGAAGCCCGCCTGGAGGCCCGCCTCGGTGCAGGCGGTGACGTGGGCGGCGACGGCGGCCGCGTCCAGGTAGGCGGTGCCGGTGTGGCCGGTGTCGGCGTACGGGGTGTGCAGACAGGCGGTGTGCGAGCCGATGGAGCCGTCGACGAAGAGGTCGCCGGCCGCCCCGAGCGCCCCGAGTTCGCGCGCCTTGTCGATGTCCTCCTCCGCCCAGTAGCCCACGACCCGTGGGCCCGGTTCCTCGGCGGCGAGGTTCAGCAGGCCGGTGAAGTCCTCCTCGGAGGAGATGTCCGGGCCGCCGCACTCGTGAAGCGACCCGATGCCCAGGCCGGCGGCATGGGCGAGTGCGGCGCGCTGCGCCTCGGTGCGCTGGGCGGGGGTGACGGCGCCGAACGCGGCGGCCCGCACGGCGTGGTGGGCGTCGGCGGTCAGCGGGCCCTCCACCGGCCCCAGGGCGGCGGGGACCAGGTCGAGCAGTGCGGTGGTGACGACCGCGGAGTGGACGTCGATCCGGCTGAGGTAGAGGGGCCGGCCGCCGGCGGCCTCGTCGAGTTCGGCGCGCGTCGGCGGGCGTCCGCCGGGCCAGCGGGCCGTGTCCCAGCCGTGGCCGAGCAGGACGCGGTCGTCCGGGCGGGCCGCGGCGAACTCCCGCACCCGGGCGAGGACCGCTTCCAGCGAAGTGGCGTCGGACAGGTCGAGGCCGGTGAGGGCGAGACCGGTGGCGGTGGTGTGCACGTGGGCGTCGGTGAACGCCGGGGTGACGAGGGCGCCGTCCAGGTCGACCACCTCGTCGACGCCGTCCGCGAACGCGTCGGCCGCGCCTTCGGAGCCGACCCAGGCGACCTGTCCGGCCTCGACGACCATCGCGGTCGCGAACGGGTCGGCGGGGCTGTGGACCTCGCCGCGGCGGAGGAGGACGGTCTGGGGCTCGGCGGTGCGCTCACTCATGGACAACAGTCTCGCGCCTCGGCCCGGGCGTCCGGACTGCAGGTCGGCCGGGCGCGCCTCAGATGCGCGGCGGACGGGCCTCGTAGGGGGTCGACAGCACCACCGTCGTCCGCGTCGACACGCCGGCCAGCGTCCGTACCCGGGCGAGCAGTTCCTCCAGCTCGTGCGGGGTCGCCACACGGACCTTCAGGATGTAGTTCTCCTCGCCCGCGACGCTGTGGCAGGCCTCGATCTCCGGGACGCCGGACAGGCGGTCCGCGATGTCGTCGGGGGCGCTGGGGTCGAAGGGTTTGACCGAGATGAAGGCGGTCATGGGCAGGCCCACGGCCTCGGGGTCGACGACCGCGGCGTAGCCCCGGATGACGCCACGCTGCTCCAGCCGCCGCACCCGCTGGTGCACGGCCGACGTGGACAGGCCCGTGGCCTTGCCGAGGTCGGTGTAGCTCATCCGCCCGTCCTTGACGAGCAGCTGCACGATCTGTCGGTCCAGCTCCTCCATGTCGCAGAACCTACAGGGCGTCTGACCTCCCGGGATAC encodes:
- a CDS encoding RNA polymerase-binding protein RbpA, with the translated sequence MSERALRGTRLVVTSYETDRGIDLAPRQAVEYACEKGHRFEMPFSVEAEIPPEWECKVCGAQALLVDGDGPEEKKAKPARTHWDMLMERRTREELEEVLEERLAVLRSGAMNIAVHPRDSRKSA
- the fxsA gene encoding FxsA family membrane protein, which translates into the protein MTTGAATSSYSTRPRRSRLRRFLPLGLAGWLVLEVWLLTVVAGAAGGFSVFLLLLAGVVSGAVVIKRAGRRAFQNLNEALQRGGTPSSRRGGNGLLMLSGLLLMIPGLVSDAVGLLLLIPPVQQAVGRYAERTVDRRLRGAAPGSLGDAFQQVRIHRPDGKVVQGEVIRDDEPGDAPREQRPPLTR
- a CDS encoding polyprenol monophosphomannose synthase translates to MNDGDGTLDARGQERRFGPLGTTLVIIPTYNEAENVKTIVGRVRKAVPEAHVLVADDNSPDGTGKLADELAAEDGQVHVLHRKGKEGLGAAYLAGFRWGLEHDYGVLVEMDADGSHQPEELPRLLTALKGADLVLGSRWVPGGRVVNWPKSREFISRGGSLYSRLALDLPLRDITGGYRAFRRETLEGLGLDDVASQGYCFQVDLARRAVKAGYHVVEVPITFVERELGDSKMSRDILVEALWRVTTWGVGERVTKLTGRGGRPRH
- a CDS encoding amidohydrolase — translated: MSERTAEPQTVLLRRGEVHSPADPFATAMVVEAGQVAWVGSEGAADAFADGVDEVVDLDGALVTPAFTDAHVHTTATGLALTGLDLSDATSLEAVLARVREFAAARPDDRVLLGHGWDTARWPGGRPPTRAELDEAAGGRPLYLSRIDVHSAVVTTALLDLVPAALGPVEGPLTADAHHAVRAAAFGAVTPAQRTEAQRAALAHAAGLGIGSLHECGGPDISSEEDFTGLLNLAAEEPGPRVVGYWAEEDIDKARELGALGAAGDLFVDGSIGSHTACLHTPYADTGHTGTAYLDAAAVAAHVTACTEAGLQAGFHAIGDAAVTAVVEGVRAAAEKVGAARVRAARHRVEHAEMLTPETIAAFAELGLTASVQPAFDALWGGRDGMYAQRLGAERARTLNPFAALLRTGVPLAFGSDSPVTPLDPWGTVRAAAFHRTPEHRISVRAAFTAHTRGGWRAVGRDDAGVLVPGAPADYAVWRTDELVVQAPDDRVARWSTDPRSGTPGLPDLTPGRDLPVCLRTVVGGRTVFVRPGE
- a CDS encoding Lrp/AsnC family transcriptional regulator, translated to MEELDRQIVQLLVKDGRMSYTDLGKATGLSTSAVHQRVRRLEQRGVIRGYAAVVDPEAVGLPMTAFISVKPFDPSAPDDIADRLSGVPEIEACHSVAGEENYILKVRVATPHELEELLARVRTLAGVSTRTTVVLSTPYEARPPRI